The following proteins come from a genomic window of Galactobacillus timonensis:
- a CDS encoding IS110 family transposase: MDGPIITVDVSKGNCHYQPWLTAGHSLRKPKVLNDTKDGFEALSETIEMVKEKSEADTVPVVFEATGVYHRCLQKYLDDIGNPYIVVPPLLSAAYRKTNLHGNKTDNADCAHIAKVYYQEEHMQCHQNESDTYARLRAKNRMYESELKILRQRKCTFRAMLDVIYPRMDKCFKGHASLYDSVPMEVLKKYPHPSLLLRHREETIVKAIQKPAGHKKGFTENIVHKMYQCAEKCYSGVDADSVEVQQFPQMINELMEQMELCNTYLEELIEDASKLPSFAILLSIPGIGRNIAARIIAEIGDVTRFRNARGIVAYAGLNPKINQSGEKDGTHLAISKKGNRHLRCLLYLAVTCNYRLKKGDSIYQFNQKKRQQATSPLKPKAANIAAADKLLVVIYSLMKNGSTFRS, translated from the coding sequence ATGGACGGACCAATTATCACGGTAGATGTCTCAAAAGGCAACTGCCACTATCAGCCGTGGCTGACAGCAGGCCATTCCCTGCGGAAGCCGAAAGTGCTGAACGATACGAAAGATGGCTTTGAAGCATTGTCTGAAACCATTGAGATGGTGAAGGAGAAGAGCGAAGCTGATACAGTCCCGGTAGTATTCGAGGCGACCGGCGTCTACCATCGCTGTCTCCAGAAGTATCTTGATGATATAGGAAATCCTTACATTGTCGTTCCGCCACTGCTGTCTGCAGCTTATCGGAAGACGAACCTTCATGGCAATAAGACAGACAATGCGGATTGTGCTCATATCGCCAAAGTGTATTACCAGGAAGAACATATGCAGTGCCACCAGAATGAATCGGATACATATGCACGTCTGCGGGCAAAGAATCGCATGTATGAGAGCGAATTGAAGATCCTGCGTCAGCGGAAATGCACGTTCCGGGCAATGCTGGATGTGATCTATCCGCGCATGGATAAGTGCTTCAAAGGGCATGCAAGCCTTTACGATTCGGTTCCGATGGAAGTGCTGAAGAAATATCCGCATCCATCATTACTTCTCAGGCACAGGGAGGAAACCATTGTGAAAGCGATCCAGAAGCCCGCAGGTCATAAGAAAGGCTTCACTGAAAATATCGTTCACAAGATGTATCAGTGTGCAGAGAAATGTTATTCCGGCGTGGATGCGGACAGTGTGGAAGTACAGCAGTTTCCTCAGATGATCAATGAACTCATGGAGCAGATGGAGCTCTGCAATACATACCTTGAGGAACTGATCGAAGATGCCAGTAAGCTTCCTTCTTTTGCGATTCTGCTCAGTATTCCTGGAATTGGCAGGAACATCGCGGCACGGATCATCGCGGAAATCGGCGATGTCACCCGGTTCAGGAACGCGCGAGGCATCGTAGCATATGCAGGACTGAATCCGAAAATCAATCAGTCAGGTGAGAAGGATGGGACCCACCTGGCTATATCCAAGAAAGGAAACAGACATCTGAGGTGTCTTCTTTATCTGGCAGTCACGTGCAACTACAGGCTGAAAAAGGGAGATTCTATCTATCAGTTCAACCAAAAGAAAAGGCAGCAGGCTACCTCACCATTGAAGCCCAAAGCTGCCAATATCGCTGCGGCGGATAAACTATTGGTAGTAATTTATTCGCTTATGAAGAACGGCTCAACTTTCCGTTCCTAA
- a CDS encoding oleate hydratase, producing MYYSSGNYEAFAPAVKPEGIDNKRAWIVGTGLGGLSAACFLVRDAQMPGDHITLFEHLPRAGGSCDGFYDQSRGYIMRGGREMDNHFECMWDLFRSIPSIDNPGETIFSEYYKLNKADPNYSLCRVTEKQGQDAHTDKKYGMNQKATMELLKLFMSTDEELADKTIDDVFDEDFYKTNFWIYWQTMFAFEKWHSALEMKLYLQRYIHHIDGLPDLSALRFTRYNQYESMIKPMLKYLTDHGVKIEYDTTVTDIKVDCGPDRKVAKKIVYTQGGEEKTIDLTEDDLVFVTNGCQGDNTAYGDQTHAPVVTCKNGEGPSIQLWKKLAAQDDAFGHPDKFFPSIEETSWESWTVDTADPEVLAAIEKICHRDPLSGKVVTGGIVTAKDSSWLLSWTINRQGQFTDQKKDHCLIWVYGLNCWHDNGDFVKKPMYQCTGEELCAEWLYHIGIPENRIMELAGSACNTTACMMPYVTSFFEPRKAGDRPLVVPKGSVNLAFLGQYAETPRDTVFTTEYSIRTGMEAVYTLCNVDRGVPEVWGSVYDVRDLIKATVKLGDGKKLTEMELGFKQRIALNEALKKIRGTEVEKLLKDCGAI from the coding sequence ATGTACTATTCCAGCGGTAATTATGAAGCGTTTGCGCCGGCAGTGAAGCCGGAAGGCATTGACAATAAGCGGGCATGGATCGTCGGCACCGGTCTTGGCGGACTTTCGGCGGCGTGCTTCCTGGTCCGCGACGCCCAGATGCCGGGCGATCATATTACGCTCTTTGAACATCTGCCGAGAGCCGGCGGATCGTGCGATGGCTTCTATGATCAGAGCCGCGGCTATATCATGCGCGGCGGCAGAGAGATGGACAACCACTTCGAATGTATGTGGGATCTGTTCCGCTCGATTCCTTCGATCGACAATCCGGGAGAGACGATCTTCTCGGAATACTACAAGCTCAATAAGGCGGATCCTAACTATTCCCTGTGCCGCGTCACGGAAAAGCAGGGCCAGGATGCGCATACCGACAAGAAATACGGTATGAACCAGAAGGCGACGATGGAGCTGCTGAAGCTGTTCATGAGCACCGATGAAGAACTGGCGGACAAGACGATTGACGATGTGTTCGACGAGGACTTCTACAAGACCAACTTCTGGATCTACTGGCAGACGATGTTTGCCTTTGAGAAGTGGCACAGCGCCCTTGAGATGAAGCTGTATCTGCAGCGTTACATTCATCATATCGATGGTCTGCCGGATCTGAGTGCACTCCGTTTCACGCGCTACAACCAGTATGAGTCGATGATTAAGCCGATGCTCAAGTATCTGACGGATCACGGCGTCAAGATTGAATACGATACGACGGTCACCGATATCAAGGTTGACTGCGGCCCGGATCGCAAGGTCGCCAAGAAGATCGTTTATACGCAGGGCGGCGAAGAGAAGACAATCGACCTGACGGAAGATGATCTGGTGTTTGTGACCAACGGCTGCCAGGGCGATAATACGGCTTATGGCGATCAGACCCATGCGCCGGTTGTCACCTGCAAGAACGGAGAGGGCCCGTCCATTCAGCTTTGGAAGAAGCTGGCGGCACAGGATGACGCCTTCGGTCATCCGGACAAGTTCTTCCCGAGCATCGAGGAGACAAGCTGGGAGTCGTGGACCGTTGATACGGCGGATCCTGAGGTCCTTGCGGCAATCGAGAAGATCTGCCACCGCGATCCGCTTTCCGGAAAGGTTGTTACGGGCGGCATCGTGACGGCAAAGGATTCCAGCTGGCTGTTGAGCTGGACGATCAACCGTCAGGGTCAGTTCACGGATCAGAAGAAGGATCACTGCCTCATCTGGGTCTATGGTCTGAATTGCTGGCATGACAATGGTGACTTTGTGAAGAAGCCGATGTATCAGTGCACGGGCGAAGAGCTGTGCGCCGAGTGGCTGTACCACATCGGCATCCCTGAAAACAGGATCATGGAACTGGCGGGCAGCGCATGCAACACCACTGCATGCATGATGCCGTATGTGACGTCGTTCTTTGAGCCGCGCAAGGCCGGAGACCGTCCGCTGGTTGTTCCGAAGGGATCGGTAAATCTTGCGTTCCTGGGCCAGTATGCAGAAACGCCGCGTGACACGGTATTTACGACGGAGTATTCGATCCGTACAGGCATGGAGGCGGTCTATACGCTGTGCAACGTGGACCGCGGTGTACCTGAGGTATGGGGATCGGTTTACGATGTCCGTGACCTGATCAAGGCGACGGTGAAGCTTGGCGATGGCAAGAAGCTGACCGAGATGGAACTCGGCTTCAAACAGCGCATAGCACTGAATGAAGCTCTGAAGAAGATCAGAGGTACCGAAGTCGAGAAGCTGCTCAAGGACTGCGGCGCAATCTGA
- a CDS encoding aldo/keto reductase — MDYYLYGDAKNAWCSGFGKLGFGLMRLPRKDENTIDVEETKKMVDHFMAAGMHYFDTAWAYDGSEDAIRQALVERYPRDRFFLVDKLNARMAKDEAEAKDEINVSLKRAGVSYFDLYFLHAIQDGNIDFYNRYGLWDYVKQLKAEGKIRHIGFSFHGSPELLENLLDAHPEVELVQLQINYADWENPKVQSRANLAVCQKHHIPVTIMEPVKGGLLASPPEAIRDLFRKSDPAMSCASWAIRFSASQEGVLTVLSGMSSVAQMEDNLSYMKDFQPLKEKEMQVIQEARDILAKADQIACTGCHYCMPGCPVGMRIPDIFTAMNLYKMYGNLEQAKKRYQHAVKDASPASACLHCGQCEGACPQSLPIISYLEEAAQTLE; from the coding sequence ATGGATTATTATCTGTACGGTGATGCGAAGAATGCGTGGTGCAGCGGGTTCGGGAAGCTTGGCTTTGGTTTGATGCGTCTTCCCCGGAAGGATGAAAACACCATTGACGTCGAAGAGACAAAGAAAATGGTGGATCACTTCATGGCGGCAGGGATGCACTATTTTGACACGGCGTGGGCCTATGATGGCTCCGAGGACGCGATTCGTCAGGCACTGGTGGAACGCTATCCGCGCGACCGCTTCTTCCTGGTCGATAAACTGAACGCAAGAATGGCCAAAGATGAGGCTGAGGCAAAGGATGAGATCAACGTGAGCCTGAAGCGGGCAGGTGTATCGTACTTTGATCTTTACTTCCTGCATGCGATCCAAGATGGTAATATCGATTTTTATAACAGATACGGTCTGTGGGATTATGTGAAGCAGCTGAAGGCGGAGGGGAAGATCCGCCATATCGGCTTCTCGTTCCACGGGTCGCCAGAGCTGCTGGAAAATCTTCTCGATGCGCATCCGGAAGTTGAACTTGTTCAGCTGCAGATCAACTATGCGGACTGGGAGAATCCGAAGGTGCAGTCGCGGGCAAACCTCGCTGTCTGCCAGAAGCACCATATTCCGGTCACCATCATGGAGCCGGTGAAGGGTGGTTTGCTGGCAAGTCCTCCGGAAGCGATCCGGGATCTGTTCAGAAAATCGGATCCTGCCATGTCCTGTGCGTCGTGGGCAATCCGCTTTTCGGCGTCGCAGGAGGGTGTGCTGACGGTGCTGTCAGGCATGAGTTCCGTTGCGCAGATGGAAGACAATCTTTCGTATATGAAAGATTTCCAGCCACTCAAGGAGAAGGAGATGCAGGTGATTCAGGAGGCCCGCGATATTCTTGCGAAGGCGGATCAGATTGCCTGTACGGGGTGTCATTACTGTATGCCGGGCTGTCCGGTCGGGATGCGGATTCCGGATATCTTTACGGCGATGAACCTGTATAAGATGTACGGGAATCTGGAGCAGGCGAAGAAGCGGTATCAGCATGCGGTCAAGGATGCGTCGCCCGCTTCGGCATGCCTGCATTGCGGTCAGTGTGAAGGGGCATGTCCACAGAGTCTTCCGATCATCTCGTATCTGGAAGAAGCGGCGCAGACTCTGGAATAA
- a CDS encoding pyridoxamine 5'-phosphate oxidase family protein, with translation MMRKMRRFKQQLEDSDALNVLKNGHRGVLSLLGDEGYPYGVPVDYLVGDDGHIYIHCAGAGHKIDALKKCDKVCFTVIEDQLRQPDDFALYVKSVIVFGRIRMVEDRSVILKNVMALAEHIYPEQIESYYRADLARSGNIVQMLEITPEYVTGKKVHEQ, from the coding sequence ATGATGAGAAAAATGAGAAGGTTTAAGCAGCAGCTGGAGGACAGCGATGCGTTGAATGTGCTTAAAAACGGGCATCGAGGTGTCCTTTCTCTGCTGGGCGATGAGGGTTATCCGTATGGGGTCCCGGTGGATTATCTGGTTGGGGATGATGGTCACATTTATATCCATTGTGCCGGCGCCGGTCATAAGATCGATGCGCTGAAGAAGTGCGACAAGGTGTGTTTCACGGTGATCGAGGATCAGCTGCGGCAGCCGGATGATTTTGCGCTGTACGTGAAAAGTGTCATCGTCTTCGGCCGTATCCGTATGGTTGAGGACCGCAGCGTGATTTTGAAGAATGTCATGGCGCTGGCGGAACACATCTATCCGGAGCAGATTGAGAGCTATTACAGGGCGGATCTTGCAAGAAGCGGAAATATTGTTCAGATGCTTGAGATTACGCCGGAATATGTGACGGGCAAGAAGGTTCACGAGCAGTAA